From the genome of Phytohabitans rumicis, one region includes:
- a CDS encoding response regulator: MTDPISVLLADDQELFRSGVAVIVDAQDGMSVVGAAGDGLEAVRLVDDLAPDVVLMDIRMPHMDGVEATRQIFLPERVRRRAKPVRVLVLTTFNLDDRAATAIRYGASGFLLKDTTPVMLRDAIRTVHSGNAVLAPPDLTALMDNHFRAPVPTPESYLALTDKERDVFTAAARGMSNAEIAATVYASESTVKTHIGAILRKLGLRDRVQIVVFAYEHGLMPPRPAVP; encoded by the coding sequence GTGACCGACCCGATCAGCGTGCTGCTCGCCGACGACCAGGAACTGTTCCGCTCGGGCGTAGCGGTCATCGTGGACGCGCAAGACGGCATGTCGGTGGTCGGCGCCGCCGGCGACGGGCTCGAGGCGGTCCGCCTCGTCGACGACCTGGCACCCGACGTCGTGCTGATGGACATCCGGATGCCGCACATGGACGGCGTCGAGGCGACCCGGCAGATCTTTCTGCCCGAGCGGGTCCGCAGGCGGGCCAAACCCGTGCGCGTGCTGGTCCTGACCACCTTCAACCTGGACGACCGGGCGGCCACCGCGATCCGCTACGGCGCGAGCGGCTTCCTCCTCAAAGACACCACCCCGGTGATGCTGCGCGACGCCATCCGCACCGTCCATTCCGGCAACGCCGTCCTCGCACCGCCCGACCTGACAGCCCTGATGGACAACCACTTCCGGGCACCCGTCCCGACGCCCGAGTCCTACCTCGCCCTCACCGACAAGGAACGGGACGTCTTCACCGCCGCCGCACGCGGCATGTCCAATGCCGAGATAGCCGCCACGGTGTACGCGAGCGAGTCCACAGTGAAGACGCACATCGGCGCGATCCTCCGCAAGCTCGGACTGCGCGACCGCGTCCAAATTGTCGTATTCGCGTACGAACACGGCCTGATGCCACCGCGCCCCGCGGTGCCGTAG
- a CDS encoding sensor histidine kinase: MHSPPHPDAAWQEWLPDAAAGLIVAALGLVIAILNYGAFDEYAGAVPLGLSPYRQVALLAVVAIVMGAAIGLSRLAPGAALATVWVLAGTHVLVGVPILATELAVVVVAFGTARWGSTAIVWLSALSIPAGAIVAVRFLASDIRRVLSGFIDLSALANLAEQWQPGAIVIGAALLGLPWMAGMVLRVAAGARTTADLASVDVARAEADRAQARQIARLREDQARLARDVHDVVGHSLAVILAQAESGQYLPDGDPAALKTTLANIADSARTSLQSVRHVLSATQEGIAAPTPGLDSLVEGLRTSGHEVASTESGAPQPMPPELELTAFRTLQEMATNAMKHGRRDRPITVERRWPDGDWEATLRISVSNVAAAEPATWLPDWTAGQGLTGMRERVESAGGRLDVDRRDVAGEPRFTATAWIPVRRSLP; this comes from the coding sequence ATGCACTCGCCGCCCCATCCTGACGCTGCGTGGCAGGAGTGGCTGCCGGACGCCGCGGCCGGGCTGATCGTGGCGGCTCTCGGGTTGGTCATCGCGATCCTGAACTACGGCGCGTTCGACGAATACGCCGGGGCCGTGCCGCTCGGGCTGAGCCCCTACCGTCAGGTGGCGCTGCTCGCGGTGGTCGCGATCGTCATGGGGGCGGCGATCGGTCTCAGCCGCCTCGCCCCCGGCGCCGCGCTGGCGACGGTGTGGGTGCTGGCCGGGACACATGTGCTGGTCGGCGTACCGATCCTCGCCACCGAGCTGGCGGTCGTGGTGGTGGCGTTCGGCACGGCCCGCTGGGGCAGCACGGCGATCGTCTGGCTCAGCGCGCTGTCCATCCCGGCCGGCGCGATCGTCGCCGTCCGCTTCCTCGCCAGCGACATCCGGCGGGTCCTGTCCGGCTTCATCGACCTGAGCGCCCTGGCGAACCTCGCGGAGCAGTGGCAGCCGGGTGCCATCGTCATCGGCGCGGCGCTGCTGGGTCTGCCGTGGATGGCCGGCATGGTGCTGCGCGTGGCCGCGGGAGCTCGGACGACGGCCGACCTGGCCTCGGTCGACGTCGCCCGGGCCGAGGCGGACCGGGCGCAGGCGCGGCAGATCGCCCGGCTACGCGAAGACCAAGCCCGTCTCGCCCGCGACGTACACGACGTGGTCGGCCACTCGCTCGCGGTGATCCTCGCCCAGGCCGAGTCGGGCCAGTACCTGCCCGACGGCGATCCAGCGGCCCTCAAGACGACCCTGGCCAACATCGCCGACTCGGCCCGCACCTCGCTGCAGAGCGTCCGGCACGTGCTGTCGGCCACACAGGAGGGCATCGCGGCTCCCACGCCAGGGCTGGACAGCCTCGTCGAAGGGCTGCGCACGAGCGGCCACGAGGTCGCCTCGACGGAGTCCGGCGCGCCCCAGCCGATGCCGCCCGAGCTCGAACTGACCGCGTTCCGGACGCTGCAGGAAATGGCGACAAACGCGATGAAACACGGCCGGCGTGATCGCCCCATCACCGTGGAACGCCGATGGCCGGACGGAGATTGGGAGGCCACGCTGAGGATCTCGGTGAGCAACGTCGCGGCGGCCGAGCCCGCCACCTGGCTGCCGGACTGGACCGCCGGCCAGGGCCTGACCGGCATGCGGGAACGGGTCGAGTCCGCCGGCGGCCGGCTCGACGTCGACCGGCGTGACGTCGCCGGCGAGCCAAGGTTCACCGCGACCGCGTGGATCCCCGTGCGGCGGTCACTGCCGTGA
- a CDS encoding D-alanine--D-alanine ligase family protein, with amino-acid sequence MNTPRSRVAVIGGGQNCEHEVSLASAAAAAAALGPHRYDVVVLTIGVDGGWRDGSDRPIGLAAAVEVLRGCDVAMPLVHGPRGEDGTLSALLDLAGVPYVGSGLTAGAVAMDKWVTKLVAEAIGIATAPGVLLTAATAATYAWTHPVVVKPVSAGSSQGVARVDRPGQLATALAAALAVDHRVLVEDVVDGREVDLAVLARPDGTRIVAPALEVVVAGGVFDYATKYDGSAVFRVPAPLDEADRKALEHAALATYDALGCRGVARVDFFLTADGPVLNEVNTTPGFTSQSQVPRMFAAAGIAYPELLDTLISDALAAPS; translated from the coding sequence ATGAACACACCCCGTTCCCGCGTCGCCGTCATCGGCGGCGGCCAGAACTGCGAACACGAGGTTTCCCTCGCTTCCGCGGCCGCTGCCGCTGCCGCGCTCGGTCCCCACCGGTACGACGTGGTGGTCCTGACCATCGGCGTCGACGGCGGCTGGCGGGACGGGAGCGACCGGCCGATCGGTCTGGCCGCCGCTGTCGAGGTGCTGCGCGGCTGCGACGTGGCGATGCCGCTGGTGCACGGGCCACGCGGTGAGGACGGCACGCTGTCGGCCCTGCTCGACCTCGCCGGCGTGCCGTACGTCGGCTCCGGGCTGACCGCCGGCGCCGTCGCGATGGACAAGTGGGTGACCAAGCTGGTGGCGGAGGCCATCGGCATCGCGACCGCGCCGGGTGTCCTGCTCACCGCCGCGACCGCCGCCACGTACGCCTGGACCCACCCGGTCGTCGTCAAACCGGTCTCGGCCGGCTCGAGCCAAGGCGTCGCCCGGGTGGACCGGCCCGGGCAGCTGGCCACCGCGCTCGCCGCCGCGCTCGCGGTGGACCACCGGGTGCTGGTCGAGGACGTCGTCGACGGCCGGGAGGTGGATCTCGCCGTGCTGGCCCGCCCGGACGGGACCCGGATCGTCGCCCCCGCGCTGGAAGTCGTGGTCGCCGGCGGCGTTTTCGACTACGCCACGAAGTACGACGGATCGGCTGTGTTCCGGGTACCGGCTCCGCTGGACGAGGCGGACCGCAAGGCGCTCGAGCACGCCGCGCTGGCGACGTACGACGCGCTGGGGTGCCGTGGCGTCGCGCGGGTCGACTTCTTCCTCACCGCGGACGGTCCGGTCCTCAACGAGGTCAACACCACGCCCGGCTTCACCAGCCAGTCGCAGGTACCGCGGATGTTCGCCGCGGCGGGCATCGCGTACCCGGAACTGCTCGATACGCTGATCAGCGATGCACTCGCCGCCCCATCCTGA
- the alr gene encoding alanine racemase yields MTALALARREALGGAARLTVDLGAVAENVRLLRRRTAAGLMAVVKADGFGHSAVDVARTAVAAGAGWLGVTSVDEAVALRDAGLRVPVLSWLNPLDADFGAAVRRGVDLAVPSGAHLDAIAGAAGPARVHLHLDTGMARDGAEPEAWLDLCRRARAAEQDGRIRVVGVMGHLACAETPGHPANAAGRRLFEWGAAIARGAGLRPAVRHLAASAAALTDPRSHFDLVRVGAALVGIDPTGTTALRTALSLTAPIVAVRRVPAGTPVGYGHAWRTGAATTLGLVPVGYADGLPRNAWPRAEVHVRGRRRRLAGRISMDQFVVDLGTDPVRPGETATVFGPGDAGEPTLADWAGWADTIPHELVTRLGPRLRRHVIAADHPAPDGNLP; encoded by the coding sequence ATGACGGCACTCGCGCTCGCCCGGCGGGAGGCGCTTGGCGGAGCCGCGCGGCTGACGGTCGACCTGGGCGCGGTCGCGGAGAACGTCCGGCTGCTCAGGCGGCGTACCGCGGCGGGGTTGATGGCCGTGGTCAAGGCGGACGGCTTCGGCCACAGCGCCGTCGACGTCGCCCGCACGGCCGTGGCCGCCGGGGCGGGTTGGCTGGGCGTGACGAGCGTCGACGAAGCCGTCGCGCTGCGCGATGCTGGGCTGCGGGTACCCGTGCTGAGCTGGCTCAACCCGCTCGACGCCGACTTCGGCGCGGCGGTGCGCCGAGGGGTCGACCTGGCGGTCCCCAGCGGCGCCCACCTCGACGCGATCGCCGGCGCGGCCGGTCCCGCCCGCGTTCATCTGCATCTGGACACCGGCATGGCCCGCGACGGCGCCGAGCCGGAGGCGTGGCTCGACCTGTGCCGGCGGGCCCGCGCGGCCGAGCAGGACGGGCGGATCCGGGTGGTCGGGGTGATGGGACACCTCGCGTGCGCCGAGACACCGGGGCACCCGGCCAACGCGGCCGGCCGGCGCCTGTTCGAGTGGGGCGCGGCCATAGCCCGCGGCGCGGGGCTGCGGCCCGCCGTGCGCCATCTGGCCGCCTCGGCGGCGGCCCTCACCGATCCACGATCCCACTTCGATTTGGTACGCGTCGGCGCGGCGCTGGTCGGCATCGACCCGACCGGTACCACCGCTCTGCGCACCGCGCTGAGCCTGACCGCTCCCATCGTGGCCGTGCGACGCGTCCCGGCGGGGACCCCGGTCGGCTACGGGCACGCCTGGCGGACGGGGGCGGCGACCACCCTCGGCTTGGTACCCGTCGGGTACGCCGACGGCCTGCCACGCAATGCCTGGCCCCGTGCCGAGGTGCACGTCCGCGGCCGGCGACGCCGCCTCGCCGGCCGGATCTCCATGGATCAGTTCGTCGTCGATCTCGGCACCGATCCGGTGCGGCCCGGCGAGACCGCCACCGTGTTCGGCCCGGGCGACGCCGGGGAGCCGACGCTCGCGGACTGGGCCGGCTGGGCCGACACGATCCCGCACGAGCTGGTGACCCGGCTCGGCCCCCGGCTCCGCCGCCACGTCATCGCCGCCGACCACCCCGCCCCGGATGGGAACCTGCCATGA
- a CDS encoding M15 family metallopeptidase has translation MTVLLSDPRVAAVPVHDAAEPLVRLDADFGPARAWVRRGLAERLAAARDALPADLRLRVVEGHRPVRQQRSIIAAYSTELRRLHPGLPDAELHRLTSRFVSPVEVAPHVAAAAVDLTLVDPEGAELDMGTPIDATPEQSGGACYFAAAGIDTDTRARRELMAKVLSGAGLVNYPTEWWHWSYGDRYWALMTGAPAALYGPVLAEPAG, from the coding sequence ATGACAGTCTTGCTTTCCGATCCTCGGGTCGCGGCCGTGCCGGTGCACGACGCCGCCGAGCCGTTGGTACGCCTCGACGCGGACTTCGGGCCGGCGCGGGCGTGGGTTCGTCGGGGCCTGGCGGAACGGCTCGCCGCCGCTCGGGACGCCTTACCGGCCGACCTTCGGCTGCGGGTGGTGGAGGGTCACCGTCCGGTTCGGCAGCAGCGGTCCATCATCGCGGCCTATTCGACGGAGCTACGTCGCCTTCACCCGGGGCTGCCCGACGCCGAGCTGCACCGTCTGACGAGCAGGTTCGTGTCGCCGGTCGAGGTGGCTCCGCACGTCGCGGCCGCGGCGGTGGATCTGACGCTGGTGGACCCCGAGGGCGCGGAGTTGGACATGGGTACGCCGATCGACGCGACGCCCGAGCAGTCCGGCGGCGCTTGCTACTTCGCCGCGGCGGGGATCGACACGGACACCCGGGCGCGCCGGGAGCTGATGGCGAAGGTGCTGAGCGGTGCTGGCCTGGTGAACTACCCGACGGAGTGGTGGCACTGGAGCTACGGCGACCGGTACTGGGCCTTGATGACCGGCGCGCCCGCCGCGCTGTACGGCCCGGTCCTGGCGGAGCCGGCCGGATGA